From one Buchnera aphidicola (Therioaphis trifolii) genomic stretch:
- the rpoB gene encoding DNA-directed RNA polymerase subunit beta, translated as MVYFETEKKRIRKDFGKYETVLNLPYLLSVQIDSYNKFIQKDKTKKRGLESVFQSIFPITSYNNKTELQYVDYRIGKPIFDSRDCQMRGSTYSVSIRATLRLIIYDLEEESENIKNIKEQEVYMGEVPIMTNNGTFIINGTERVVVSQLHRSPGVFFDSDKGKTHSSGKILYNARIIPYRGSWLDFEFDHKDNLFARIDRKRKIPITVILRALGYNTIDILNLFFKKNTYRFINKKIYMEIIPEELKNEKISFNIIYNDIIYVKKGEKINQKHIKKLKQENILLTEIPIEHLIGKIVCKDYYNKNNKKIIIFANTELNLKYIKKIQKADIHSIETIFTNNFNRGAYISQTLKLDTTSDSTSSMIEIYRIMRPGEPPTKEAAEYFFSNLFFSEDRYDLSSIGRMKFNNILSIKNNKNENVLSKKDIIAVIKRLIDIRDGRGTIDDIDHLGNRRIRSIGEMIENQFRIGLIRVERTIKERLSLGDLESLMPQDIINSKPISAVVKEFFTSSQLSQFMDQNNPLSEITHKRRISALGLGGLTRERAGFEVRDVHPTHYGRICPIETPEGPNIGLINSLAIYSKINEYGFLETPYRIVKNGILTKEIHYLSAMEENNYIIAQANINIDENNELIDNLITCRYQGETNLFPKKQISYMDISAQQIVSVGASLIPFLEHDDANRALMGANMQRQAIPIMKSEKPLVGTGMERAVAVDSGVTVIAKRDGIIQYIDSSRIIVKVNKNQITPDEAGIDIYNLIKYTRSNQNTCINQVPCVSIGEKISKGNVLADGPATDLGELALGQNMRVAFMSWNGYNFEDSILISEKIIQKDKFTTIHIQELSCVARDTKLGPEEISSDIPNISESSLSKLDASGIVYVGAEITEGDILVGKVTPKNESQLTPEEKLLRAIFGEKASDVKDSSLRVPSGISGTVIDVQIFTRNGVEKDKRTLEIENMQIKNIKKELTKEFKIFKYYLLQRIKNILLKSGISENYLKKIDQKKWYKIDIKNKKISNQLNNIFQQYKKIKKEFEQKIDFKKKKIIQGNDLAPGILKTIKVYLAVKRQIQTGDKIAGRHGNKGVISKINPVEDMPYDKYGVPIDIVLNPLGVPSRMNIGQILETHLGMAAKGIGNQINYLLKQQKSITHIRNFIQKTFNIGYKIRQKINFDNFSDDEILTLAKNYKNGLPIATPVFDGANEKEIKELLQLGGIPKSGQITLFDGQTGNKFERPVTVGYMYMLKLNHLVDDKMHARSTGSYSLITQQPLGGKAQFGGQRFGEMEVWALEAYGAAYTLQEMLTVKSDDVNGRTKIYKNIVKNNYHMNPGMPESFNVLLREIRSLGINIKLDNK; from the coding sequence ATAGTGTATTTTGAGACCGAAAAAAAACGAATTCGGAAAGATTTCGGGAAATACGAAACAGTATTAAACCTTCCTTATCTTCTTTCTGTTCAAATAGATTCTTATAATAAATTCATTCAAAAAGATAAAACAAAAAAAAGAGGATTAGAATCAGTTTTTCAATCTATTTTTCCTATTACCAGCTATAATAATAAAACAGAATTACAATACGTTGATTATAGAATTGGAAAACCTATTTTTGATTCTAGAGATTGTCAAATGAGAGGATCAACATATTCTGTATCAATACGTGCTACTTTAAGGTTAATAATATATGATTTAGAAGAAGAAAGTGAAAATATTAAAAATATTAAAGAACAAGAAGTATATATGGGTGAAGTTCCAATTATGACTAATAATGGAACATTTATTATTAATGGAACTGAAAGAGTAGTAGTATCTCAATTACATCGTAGTCCAGGAGTATTTTTTGATAGTGATAAAGGAAAAACACATTCTTCTGGAAAAATTTTATATAATGCAAGGATCATACCATATAGAGGTTCTTGGTTAGATTTTGAATTTGATCATAAAGATAATTTATTTGCAAGAATTGATCGAAAAAGAAAAATTCCAATTACTGTAATATTACGTGCTTTAGGTTATAATACAATAGATATTTTAAATCTTTTCTTTAAAAAAAATACTTATCGATTTATTAATAAAAAAATATATATGGAAATAATTCCAGAAGAATTAAAAAATGAAAAAATATCATTTAATATTATTTATAATGATATTATTTATGTAAAAAAAGGAGAAAAAATTAATCAAAAACATATTAAAAAATTAAAACAAGAAAATATTTTATTAACTGAAATTCCTATTGAACATTTAATTGGAAAAATTGTTTGTAAAGATTATTATAATAAAAATAATAAAAAAATTATTATTTTTGCAAATACAGAATTAAATTTAAAATATATAAAAAAAATACAAAAAGCTGATATTCATTCTATAGAAACTATTTTTACAAATAATTTTAATAGAGGTGCATATATTTCTCAAACATTAAAACTTGATACTACTTCTGATTCAACAAGTTCTATGATTGAAATATATCGTATTATGAGACCAGGAGAACCACCAACTAAAGAAGCAGCTGAATATTTTTTTTCAAATTTATTTTTTTCAGAAGATCGATATGATCTTTCTTCTATAGGAAGAATGAAATTTAATAATATTTTATCAATAAAAAATAATAAAAATGAAAATGTTTTAAGTAAAAAAGATATTATTGCAGTTATTAAAAGATTAATTGATATTAGAGATGGTCGGGGTACTATTGACGATATTGACCATTTAGGAAATAGAAGAATTAGATCTATTGGAGAAATGATAGAAAATCAATTTCGAATTGGATTAATTAGAGTAGAAAGAACTATAAAAGAAAGATTATCTTTAGGAGATTTAGAATCTTTAATGCCTCAAGATATAATAAATTCTAAACCTATTTCAGCAGTTGTAAAAGAATTTTTTACATCTAGTCAATTATCACAATTTATGGATCAAAATAATCCGTTATCTGAAATTACACACAAACGACGCATTTCAGCATTAGGATTAGGTGGTTTAACTCGTGAAAGAGCTGGATTTGAAGTAAGAGATGTACATCCTACACATTATGGACGAATTTGTCCAATAGAAACACCTGAAGGACCAAATATTGGATTAATTAATTCTTTAGCTATATATTCTAAAATTAACGAATATGGTTTTTTAGAAACTCCTTACAGAATAGTAAAAAATGGTATTTTAACTAAAGAAATACATTATTTATCAGCAATGGAAGAAAATAATTATATTATTGCACAGGCTAATATTAATATTGATGAAAATAATGAATTAATAGACAATTTAATTACTTGTCGATATCAAGGAGAAACAAATTTATTTCCAAAAAAACAAATTAGTTATATGGATATTTCTGCACAACAAATTGTATCTGTTGGAGCATCTTTAATTCCATTTTTAGAACATGATGACGCAAATCGAGCACTAATGGGTGCAAATATGCAAAGACAAGCTATTCCAATTATGAAGTCTGAAAAACCATTAGTTGGAACAGGAATGGAAAGAGCAGTAGCAGTAGATTCAGGTGTAACAGTTATTGCTAAAAGAGATGGAATTATACAATATATTGATTCTTCTAGAATTATTGTTAAAGTAAATAAAAATCAAATAACACCAGATGAAGCTGGAATTGATATATATAATTTAATTAAATATACTAGATCTAATCAAAATACTTGTATTAATCAAGTACCTTGTGTTTCAATAGGTGAAAAAATTAGTAAAGGAAATGTATTAGCAGATGGTCCAGCAACAGATTTAGGAGAATTAGCATTAGGACAAAATATGAGAGTAGCATTTATGTCTTGGAATGGATATAATTTTGAAGATTCTATATTAATATCAGAAAAAATTATACAAAAAGACAAATTTACTACAATTCATATTCAAGAATTATCATGTGTAGCTCGAGATACTAAATTAGGACCTGAAGAAATTAGTTCTGATATACCTAATATTAGTGAATCATCTTTATCAAAATTAGATGCTTCTGGAATTGTATATGTAGGAGCAGAAATAACAGAAGGAGATATTTTAGTAGGAAAAGTAACACCTAAAAATGAAAGTCAATTAACTCCAGAAGAAAAATTATTACGTGCTATTTTTGGGGAAAAAGCATCTGATGTTAAAGATTCATCTTTAAGAGTACCAAGTGGAATATCAGGAACAGTAATAGATGTTCAAATTTTTACAAGAAATGGAGTTGAAAAAGATAAAAGAACTTTAGAAATTGAAAATATGCAAATTAAAAATATTAAAAAAGAATTAACTAAAGAATTTAAAATATTTAAATATTATTTATTACAACGAATTAAAAATATTTTACTAAAATCAGGAATATCAGAAAATTATTTAAAAAAAATAGATCAAAAAAAATGGTATAAAATTGATATAAAAAATAAAAAAATATCAAATCAATTAAATAATATTTTTCAACAATATAAAAAAATTAAAAAAGAATTTGAACAAAAAATAGATTTTAAAAAAAAGAAAATTATACAAGGCAATGATTTAGCTCCAGGAATATTAAAAACAATTAAAGTATATTTAGCAGTTAAACGACAAATACAAACTGGAGATAAAATTGCAGGAAGACATGGAAATAAAGGAGTTATTTCTAAAATAAATCCCGTTGAAGATATGCCATATGATAAATATGGGGTACCTATTGATATAGTATTAAATCCTTTAGGTGTACCATCACGTATGAATATTGGACAAATTTTAGAAACACATTTAGGTATGGCAGCAAAAGGAATAGGTAATCAAATTAATTATTTATTAAAACAACAAAAATCAATTACACATATTCGTAATTTTATACAAAAAACATTCAATATTGGTTATAAAATAAGACAAAAAATTAATTTTGATAATTTTTCTGATGATGAAATATTAACTTTAGCTAAAAATTATAAAAATGGTTTACCAATTGCAACACCAGTATTTGATGGAGCTAATGAAAAAGAAATTAAAGAATTATTACAATTAGGAGGAATACCGAAATCTGGTCAAATTACTTTATTCGATGGACAAACAGGAAATAAATTTGAAAGACCAGTTACAGTAGGATATATGTATATGTTAAAATTAAATCATTTAGTTGATGATAAAATGCATGCTAGATCTACTGGTTCATATAGCTTAATTACTCAACAACCATTAGGTGGAAAAGCTCAATTTGGAGGACAAAGATTTGGAGAAATGGAAGTATGGGCTTTAGAAGCTTATGGAGCAGCATATACATTACAAGAAATGTTAACTGTAAAATCTGATGATGTTAATGGAAGAACCAAAATATATAAAAATATAGTAAAAAATAATTATCATATGAATCCTGGTATGCCAGAATCATTTAATGTATTATTAAGAGAAATTCGTTCTTTAGGAATTAATATTAAACTTGATAATAAATAA
- the rplL gene encoding 50S ribosomal protein L7/L12, giving the protein MAITKEQIIEAISTMSVMEIVDLVSSMEKKFGVSSIPNISQNNNQQTEKKEEKTEFNILLKSFGKNKIAVIKAVRSTMSLGLKESKDLVESAPTTLKEKISKKDAESFKNILEKAGAIIEIK; this is encoded by the coding sequence ATGGCTATTACAAAAGAACAAATTATAGAAGCAATATCAACAATGTCTGTTATGGAAATTGTTGATCTTGTTTCTAGTATGGAAAAAAAATTTGGAGTATCTTCTATTCCAAATATTTCACAAAATAATAATCAACAAACAGAAAAAAAAGAAGAAAAAACAGAATTTAATATATTATTAAAATCATTTGGAAAAAATAAAATAGCAGTAATTAAAGCTGTACGTAGTACAATGAGTTTAGGATTAAAAGAATCTAAAGATTTAGTAGAATCAGCACCAACAACATTAAAAGAAAAAATAAGTAAAAAAGACGCTGAATCGTTTAAAAATATTTTAGAAAAAGCTGGTGCAATTATTGAAATTAAATAA
- the rplJ gene encoding 50S ribosomal protein L10, with amino-acid sequence MALKIKKKKEIINKINKIAKIALSAVIATSKNISVNKITELRKISRIENVFICVIKNTLLKISLKKTHLECLNKIISGPIIIGFSLKNPESTAKIFKNFSKENKKFKIITAALNKKLLSKDEIEKLATLPSLKEALTHVIITIKNATIGKLFSILLAIKENNIKINTNVVN; translated from the coding sequence ATGGCTTTAAAAATAAAAAAAAAAAAAGAAATAATTAATAAAATTAATAAAATTGCTAAAATAGCATTATCTGCAGTAATTGCAACATCTAAAAATATATCAGTAAATAAAATTACTGAATTAAGAAAAATAAGTCGTATAGAAAATGTATTTATATGTGTAATAAAAAATACATTATTAAAAATTTCTTTAAAAAAAACACATTTAGAATGTTTAAATAAAATAATTTCTGGACCAATAATAATTGGATTTTCATTAAAAAATCCAGAAAGTACAGCAAAAATATTTAAAAATTTTTCAAAAGAAAATAAAAAATTTAAAATTATTACTGCTGCATTAAATAAAAAATTACTTTCAAAAGACGAAATTGAAAAATTAGCAACTTTACCAAGCTTAAAAGAAGCTCTAACACATGTAATAATAACCATAAAAAATGCAACAATAGGAAAATTATTTTCTATTTTATTAGCAATAAAAGAAAATAATATTAAAATAAATACTAACGTAGTAAACTAA
- the rplA gene encoding 50S ribosomal protein L1, translating into MIKITKKKKNLKNNININKEYNIDEAITILKKYQTKKFIESIDVAINLGINPKKTEQNIRGTTILPHGLGKKIKIAVFTQGENINIAKKYGADIAGGSEIIPILKNKKHNFDVIIASPDTMNIVSTLGPILGPRGLMPNLKTETITNNIEETVKNFKKGKIQYKNDKNGIIHTTIGKINFSSKHIKENFIQLISEIKKNKPKNSKGTFIKKVVLSTTMGCGIIIESNNINIK; encoded by the coding sequence ATGATAAAAATTACAAAAAAAAAAAAAAATTTAAAAAACAACATTAACATTAATAAAGAGTATAATATTGACGAAGCAATTACAATATTAAAAAAATATCAAACAAAAAAATTTATTGAAAGTATAGATGTAGCTATCAATTTAGGTATTAATCCTAAAAAAACAGAACAAAATATAAGAGGTACAACTATTTTACCTCATGGTTTAGGAAAAAAAATTAAAATAGCTGTATTTACACAAGGTGAAAATATTAATATAGCAAAAAAATATGGAGCAGATATAGCAGGTGGATCAGAAATTATTCCAATTTTAAAAAATAAAAAACATAATTTTGATGTTATTATTGCTTCTCCTGATACTATGAATATAGTTAGTACATTAGGACCAATTTTAGGTCCAAGAGGACTTATGCCAAATTTAAAAACAGAAACTATTACAAATAATATTGAAGAAACAGTAAAAAATTTTAAAAAAGGAAAAATACAATATAAAAATGATAAAAATGGTATTATACATACTACAATTGGAAAAATTAATTTTTCTTCTAAACACATTAAAGAAAATTTTATTCAATTAATTTCTGAAATTAAAAAAAATAAACCAAAAAATTCAAAAGGAACTTTTATAAAAAAAGTAGTATTATCAACTACTATGGGTTGTGGAATAATTATTGAATCAAATAATATAAATATAAAATAA
- the rplK gene encoding 50S ribosomal protein L11, which yields MAKKIQSYIKLQVSSGMANPSPPIGPALGQKGINIMEFCKSFNQQTSNLEKGIPIPVIITVYTDKSFIFITKTPPTSYLLKKYSKIEKGSNKPKLEKIGTINQKQIEEIAKIKLQDMTGSNIEKIKNSIQGTAKSMGLKIED from the coding sequence ATGGCAAAAAAAATTCAATCATACATTAAATTACAAGTATCTTCTGGTATGGCTAATCCTAGTCCTCCAATTGGACCAGCATTGGGTCAAAAAGGAATAAATATTATGGAGTTTTGTAAATCTTTTAATCAACAAACTTCAAATTTAGAAAAAGGAATTCCTATTCCAGTCATCATTACAGTATATACAGATAAATCATTTATATTTATTACAAAAACTCCACCAACATCTTATTTATTAAAAAAATATTCAAAAATTGAAAAAGGTTCAAATAAACCAAAATTAGAAAAAATAGGAACTATTAATCAAAAACAGATAGAAGAAATAGCAAAAATCAAATTACAAGATATGACAGGGTCAAATATTGAAAAAATTAAAAATTCAATTCAAGGAACTGCAAAATCTATGGGTTTAAAAATAGAGGATTAA
- the nusG gene encoding transcription termination/antitermination protein NusG, translated as MYNYQKKNWYILQTFSGFENRTVKKIKEQIESSQIKNLFGKIMVPGEKIVEIKAGKKKNSEFKFFPGYILINMHINEKSWTLIKNIPKVIGFIGGTSDCPIPINDDEIKKINYRLLQLGDTPRPKIIFIKGEKVRIKNGPFSDFQGIVEEIDYGKHRLKVSVLIFGRSTPIELNFNQVEKNS; from the coding sequence ATGTACAATTATCAAAAAAAAAATTGGTATATTTTACAAACCTTTTCAGGTTTTGAAAATAGAACAGTAAAAAAAATAAAAGAACAAATTGAATCTAGTCAAATAAAAAATTTATTTGGAAAAATTATGGTTCCAGGAGAAAAAATAGTAGAAATAAAAGCAGGAAAAAAAAAAAATAGTGAATTTAAATTTTTCCCTGGATATATTTTAATTAATATGCACATTAATGAAAAAAGTTGGACTTTAATTAAAAATATACCTAAAGTAATAGGATTTATAGGAGGTACTTCAGATTGTCCAATTCCTATTAATGATGATGAAATAAAAAAAATTAATTATCGATTATTACAATTAGGAGATACACCAAGACCAAAAATAATATTTATAAAAGGAGAAAAGGTACGAATAAAAAACGGACCATTTTCAGATTTTCAGGGTATTGTTGAAGAAATTGATTATGGAAAACATCGATTAAAAGTATCAGTATTAATATTTGGAAGATCAACACCTATAGAATTAAATTTTAATCAAGTCGAAAAAAATTCATAA
- the secE gene encoding preprotein translocase subunit SecE has protein sequence MYKKIIQKIKNYFLKIIYIKIKIINFINMIKLEINNIYWPSFNETIKITCSIFIISILLSLILWIIDKFLFIIITFILNLRF, from the coding sequence ATGTATAAAAAAATAATACAAAAAATTAAAAATTATTTTTTAAAAATAATATATATAAAAATAAAAATAATAAATTTTATAAATATGATAAAATTAGAAATAAATAATATATATTGGCCATCATTTAATGAAACAATAAAAATTACATGTTCTATTTTTATTATTAGTATTTTACTATCTTTAATTTTATGGATTATAGATAAATTTTTATTTATAATTATAACATTTATTCTTAATTTAAGATTTTAA
- a CDS encoding methylenetetrahydrofolate reductase: MNHLYNSYKYLYQKIFDINSKIDISFEFFPPKIFNKENNNFLSSIKKLSIFHPNFISITCTPRNSEINYTYQAIKNIPKTLNLNIAPHITYINNINTITKLSKKYWNNGIKSIVALRGDVISKEYNSEVYAFQLVTLLKKIADFDISVAAYPEVHPEAKNANLDLIHLKEKINCGANRAITQFFFDVNKYLKFRDRCISIGINVDIIPGILPIMNFQQLKKFINLTNVYVPSWINNIFNNININNIHINKMIGLVICVDIIQKLCKEGVNKFHFYTLNDFEIVYTLCSILKQNIKIN, from the coding sequence ATGAATCATTTATATAATTCTTATAAATATTTATATCAAAAAATTTTTGATATAAATTCTAAAATTGATATTTCTTTTGAATTTTTTCCACCCAAAATTTTTAATAAAGAAAATAACAATTTTTTATCTTCAATTAAAAAATTAAGTATTTTTCATCCTAATTTTATATCTATAACATGTACTCCAAGAAATTCTGAAATTAATTATACTTATCAAGCAATTAAAAATATTCCAAAAACATTAAATTTAAATATTGCTCCGCATATTACATATATTAATAATATTAATACAATAACAAAATTATCTAAAAAATATTGGAATAATGGTATTAAGAGTATTGTTGCTTTACGTGGTGATGTAATATCAAAAGAATATAATTCTGAAGTTTATGCTTTTCAATTAGTTACATTATTAAAAAAAATTGCTGATTTTGATATTTCAGTTGCTGCATATCCTGAAGTACATCCTGAAGCAAAAAATGCTAATTTGGATTTAATACATTTAAAAGAAAAAATTAATTGTGGTGCAAATAGAGCAATTACTCAATTTTTTTTTGATGTAAATAAATATTTAAAATTTAGAGATCGTTGTATTAGTATTGGAATTAATGTTGATATTATTCCAGGAATTTTACCAATTATGAATTTTCAACAATTAAAAAAATTTATTAATTTAACTAATGTATATGTTCCAAGTTGGATTAATAATATATTTAATAATATAAATATTAATAATATTCATATTAATAAAATGATTGGTTTAGTTATATGTGTTGATATTATTCAAAAATTATGTAAAGAAGGAGTAAATAAATTTCATTTTTATACTTTAAATGACTTTGAAATAGTTTATACTTTATGTTCTATATTAAAACAAAATATTAAAATAAATTAA
- a CDS encoding argininosuccinate synthase → MKIKHTNKVVLAYSGGLDTSAIIPWIKENYSLEVIAFVADVGQSKNDLDGISEKAIQSGASDCYIVDLKKDFVYDYIFPVLSTGALYEGNYLLGTAMARPIIAKEQIKLAHQTNSIAVCHGATGKGNDQVRFEMAYAALDPNLKVLSPWRKWKLSSREELIDYLKSKNISTTATKEKIYSRDENIWHISTEGGVLENTWNEPDNNCWVWTTDPMMAPDKAEYITIEFDKGYPITINNNSLNLVDCLIYLNKIGSKHGIGRIDIVENRLIGIKSRGCYETPGGTILVTAMRALEQLILDRDSFQWRQKLGLKMATVVYDGLWFSPIRKSIQNAAHVFFNMLSGKIVLKLYKGNIIVIKKYSQQSLYSEEFATFGKDTVYDQHDAQGFIKLFSLSSKIRAMKNKK, encoded by the coding sequence ATTAAAATAAAACATACTAATAAAGTAGTATTAGCTTATTCCGGAGGTTTAGATACTTCAGCTATTATTCCATGGATTAAAGAAAATTATTCATTAGAAGTTATTGCATTTGTAGCTGATGTAGGACAATCAAAAAATGATTTAGATGGTATTTCAGAAAAAGCAATACAATCTGGTGCTAGTGATTGTTATATTGTTGATTTAAAAAAAGATTTTGTTTATGATTATATTTTTCCTGTTTTAAGTACTGGAGCATTATATGAAGGTAATTATTTATTAGGAACAGCTATGGCAAGACCGATTATTGCTAAAGAACAAATAAAGTTAGCTCATCAAACTAATTCTATTGCTGTTTGTCATGGTGCTACTGGTAAAGGAAATGATCAAGTTAGATTTGAGATGGCATATGCTGCTTTAGATCCTAATTTAAAAGTTTTATCACCCTGGCGAAAATGGAAATTATCATCTCGAGAAGAATTAATTGATTATTTAAAAAGTAAAAATATTTCAACAACAGCAACAAAAGAAAAAATTTATAGTCGAGATGAAAATATTTGGCATATTTCAACAGAAGGTGGTGTATTAGAAAATACTTGGAATGAACCAGATAATAATTGTTGGGTTTGGACTACTGATCCTATGATGGCTCCTGATAAAGCAGAATATATTACAATTGAATTTGATAAAGGTTATCCTATTACTATAAATAATAATTCATTAAATTTAGTAGATTGTTTAATATATTTAAATAAAATTGGATCAAAACATGGAATTGGTCGTATTGATATTGTTGAAAATCGTTTAATCGGAATAAAATCAAGAGGTTGTTATGAAACTCCTGGTGGAACTATTTTAGTTACAGCAATGAGAGCACTTGAACAATTAATTTTAGATCGTGATAGTTTTCAATGGAGACAAAAACTTGGATTAAAAATGGCTACAGTTGTTTATGATGGACTTTGGTTTTCTCCAATTAGAAAATCTATACAAAATGCAGCTCATGTTTTTTTTAATATGTTATCTGGTAAAATTGTTTTAAAATTATATAAAGGTAATATAATTGTTATAAAAAAATATTCACAACAATCATTATATTCAGAAGAATTTGCTACTTTTGGAAAAGATACTGTTTATGATCAACATGATGCACAAGGGTTTATTAAATTATTTTCATTATCTTCAAAAATTAGAGCTATGAAAAATAAAAAATAA
- the argH gene encoding argininosuccinate lyase, whose translation MNKNEKLWGGRFNKISHPLFEKFNNSLSQDYFLAKYDILGSIAWSNSLLECHILTKKENLKIVNGLKEILEEININNHIILNSSAEDIHSWVEIKLIEKIGKLGKKLHTGRSRNDQVTTSLKLWCRKNIDDLINLLQEIQYTLVLQAKISIEYIMPGYTHLQRAQPITFSYWCLAYIEMFKRDESRLKDALLRLNISPLGSGALSGTFCNIDRDKLALNMGFLSSTENSLDAVSDRDYVLELLSSASISMMHLSRFSEDLIFFNSGEANFIELSDFFTSGSSLMPQKKNPDALELIRGKTGRVYGSLISMLVVLKGLPLSYNKDMQEDKEILFSAINIWKMSLKIAILIIQTLKVNFKNCFISAKKGYANSTELTDYLVSKGVNFRKAHYIVGKIVLEAIKKDCTLEELNISIFKKYHSSFDNDLYDKLDIFTCINSKKSKGGVNINRILNHILKIKKQLYQN comes from the coding sequence ATGAATAAAAATGAAAAATTATGGGGAGGACGATTTAATAAAATTTCTCATCCATTATTTGAAAAATTTAATAATTCTTTATCTCAAGATTATTTTTTAGCAAAATATGATATATTAGGATCTATTGCATGGTCAAATTCATTACTAGAATGTCATATTTTAACAAAAAAGGAAAATTTAAAAATTGTTAATGGATTAAAGGAAATATTAGAAGAGATTAATATAAATAATCATATTATTTTAAACTCATCTGCAGAAGATATTCATAGTTGGGTAGAAATAAAATTAATAGAAAAAATTGGAAAATTAGGGAAAAAATTACATACTGGTCGGAGTAGAAATGATCAAGTAACAACTAGTTTAAAATTATGGTGTAGGAAAAATATTGATGATTTAATAAATTTATTACAAGAAATACAATATACTTTAGTTTTACAAGCTAAAATATCAATTGAATATATTATGCCAGGTTATACGCATTTACAAAGAGCTCAACCTATAACTTTTTCATATTGGTGTTTAGCTTATATTGAAATGTTTAAAAGAGATGAAAGTAGATTAAAAGATGCTTTGTTAAGATTAAATATTAGTCCATTAGGTTCAGGTGCTTTATCAGGAACATTTTGTAATATTGATCGTGATAAATTAGCATTAAATATGGGATTTTTAAGTTCTACTGAAAATAGTTTAGATGCTGTTTCTGATAGAGATTATGTACTTGAATTATTATCTAGTGCATCTATTAGTATGATGCATTTGTCAAGATTTTCTGAAGATTTAATTTTTTTTAATTCTGGTGAAGCAAATTTTATTGAATTATCTGATTTTTTTACTTCAGGTTCTTCTTTAATGCCTCAAAAAAAAAATCCTGATGCATTAGAATTAATTAGAGGAAAAACAGGTCGAGTATATGGTTCTTTAATTAGTATGTTAGTTGTATTAAAAGGTTTACCTTTATCATATAATAAAGATATGCAAGAAGATAAAGAAATTTTATTTTCTGCAATTAATATTTGGAAAATGTCTTTAAAAATTGCTATATTAATAATACAAACTTTAAAAGTAAATTTCAAGAATTGTTTTATATCAGCAAAAAAAGGATATGCTAATTCTACTGAATTAACAGATTATTTAGTAAGTAAAGGTGTAAATTTTAGAAAAGCTCATTATATTGTTGGTAAAATTGTATTAGAAGCAATAAAAAAAGATTGTACTTTAGAAGAATTAAATATTTCTATTTTTAAAAAATATCATTCATCATTTGATAATGATTTATATGATAAATTAGATATTTTTACTTGTATTAATAGTAAAAAATCAAAAGGTGGTGTAAATATAAATAGAATTTTAAATCATATATTAAAAATTAAAAAACAATTATATCAAAATTAA